The Streptomyces sp. NBC_01276 genome contains the following window.
CGGCCCTGGCCACCGAGCTGGTCTACGGCACCCTGCGCCGCCAGGGCACCTACGACGCGGTGATCAAGGCCTGCATCGACCGGCCGCTGCGCGAGGTCGACCCGCCGGTGCTGGACGTGCTCTCGCTCGGCGCCCACCAGCTGCTCGGCACCCGCATCCCCACGCACGCCGCGGTTTCGGCCAGCGTCGAACTGGCCCGCGTGGTGCTCGGAGACGGCCGGGCCAAGTTCGTGAACGCCGTGCTCCGCAAGATCTCCGCGCACGACCTCGACGGCTGGCTGGAGCGGGTCGCCCCGCCGTACGAGGACGACGCCGAGGAACACCTCGCCGTCTACCACTCGCACCCCCGCTGGGTCGTCAGCGCCCTGTGGGACGCCCTGGGCGGAGGCCGCGCCGGGATCGAGGACCTGCTCGAAGCCGACAACGAGCGGCCCGAGGTGACGCTGGTGGCCCGTCCGGGCCGGTCCACGCCCGAGGAGCTGCTGGAGGCCGTCGGCGAGGACTCGGCGCTGCCGGGGCGCTGGTCCCCGTACGCGGTGCGGATGGCCGAGGGCGGCGAGCCGGGCGCGCTGGAGGCCGTCCGCGAGGGGCGCGCCGGCGTGCAGGACGAGGGCAGCCAGCTGGTGGCGATGGCCCTCGCCGCGGTGCCCGTCGAGGGGCGCGACGCGCGCTGGCTCGACGGCTGCGCGGGTCCCGGCGGCAAGGCGGCGCTGCTCGGCGCGCTGGCCGCGCGGCGCGGAGCCTTCCTGCTGGCCTCCGAGAAGCAGCCCCACCGGGCCCGGCTCGTGGAGCGCGCGCTGGCCGGGAACCCGGGCCCGTACCAGGTCATCGCGGCCGACGGCACCCGGCCCCCGTGGCTGCCGGGGTCCTTCGACCGCGTGCTGGTGGACGTGCCCTGCTCCGGCCTGGGCGCGCTGCGGCGCCGGCCCGAGGCCCGCTGGCGGCGGCGCCCCGAGGACCTGGAGGGCTTCGCGCCGCTCCAGCGCGGGCTGCTGCGCGAGGCGCTCGCCGCGGTGCGCGTGGGCGGTGTCGTGGGATACGCGACCTGCTCCCCGCACCTGGCGGAGACCCGGGTGGTCGTGGACGACGTCCTCAAGGGCCGGGGCGCCGGCGCCCGCGCGGTGTCGGCCGAACTGATCGACGCCCGCCCGTACATGCAGGGCGTCCCCGCCCTCGGCGACGGCCCCGACGTCCAGCTGTGGCCGCACCTGCACGGCACGGACGCGATGTACCTCGCCCTGCTGCGCCGCACGGCGTAGCGGGGCGGCAGGGCCCTCACACCCCGGTGCGCCGGGAGCGGACCGGGGAGAGGGCGATCGGGACGCAGGACAGGGACAGGAAGGCGGCGCCGGCCCACAGGGCGGCGTGGAGACCGGCCGCCGCGGCGAGGAGGCCCGACAGGGCGGAGCCGAGGGCCAGGGCGCCGGTCAGCATGAAGCGGAAGGTCGCGTTCATGCGGCCGAGGAGCGGGTCCGGGGTCAGGTGCTGGCGGAGGCTGACGCCGAGGACGTTGTTGGAGCCGATCGTCATGTGGGCCAGCAGCCAGGCCGCGCCCGCCGCCCAGAGCCACCCCCCGTGGTCCAACAGGGGCACCAGGAGCGCCGCCGGGGTCAGGCTGAGGGTGAGGGCGCGGCCGTAGCCCACGCGGGCCGCGAAGGGCCGCGCCAGCCGGGCGCCGAGCAGCACTCCCGCGCCGCCCGCCGCCCAGAACAGGCCGAGCGCGGCCGGGGACAGGCCGAGCTCCCGTACGAACAGCACGGGCAGCATCGCGTTGACGGCGGAGCCGCCCAGGTTGGTGAGGGTCGAGGTCAGGGCCAGTGCCCGCAGTTCCCCGTGGCCCAGTACGTGGCGCAGGCCCTCCATGATCTGCCGCCGCAGCGGTGTCCGGGCGGCGGCCGGCGGCGCGGGGACGGGACGGATCCGCAGCAGGCCCAGCGCGGAGCCGAGGTAGCCGAGCGCGCAGCCCGCCAGGGCGACCGGCGCGGTGAGGGCGGCGATGAGGGCACCGCCCGCGCCCCGTCCGGCGATGTTCGCCGTGGCCATCAGGGTCACGAGGGCGGCGTTCGCAGGGACCAGGGCGTCCCGCCCGACCAGCTGCGGCAGCACGCTCTGGGCCCCGACCTCGGAGAACACGGTGGCGCAGCCGGCGAGCAGGACGACCGCGTACAGCTGGGCCAGGGTGAGCCGGTCGAGCCACCAGGCGGCGGGCAGGGAGGCGAAGAGCCCGGCGCGGGCGAGGTCGGCCGCGATCAGCACCCGACGGGTGCGCAGCCGGTCCACCCAGGCCCCGGCCGGGAGGCCGATCAGCAGGAAGGCGGCGGTGGAGAGCGCGGCGAGCGCGCCGACCTGGGCGGCGCTCGCGCGCAGGCCGGTCAGGGCGAGCAGCGGGACGGCGATGTAGCCGGTGTTGGCGGCGGACTGGCTGAGGGTCGTGGCGCCGAAGAGGGCGCGGAAGTCCCGGTTGCGCCACGGGCTGCCGGACGCCGTGCGACGGCCGGAGGATTCGGCGGATTCGGCGGATTCTGCGGTTTCGTCTGGTGCGGTGGGGACGGACGCCATGCCTGGGCTGACTCCTCGGGACGGGCCGGACCGCCCGGGGACGGTGTCTGTCATGCGCAGAACCGTCCACCACCCGCACATCGAAGGACAAGTGAAATATGCTCCATGATCAATTAAGTGCCGCTACGGAAACCCCGAGTTCCGGGGCCGTGGCCGGAAGTGGCCGAGGGCATGGCAGGCTTGGGGCATGGCCGTTCAGATCAATCCCAGCATCCTGTCCGCCGACTTCGCCCGTCTCGCCGACGAGGCGCGGGCCGTCGAGGGGGCCGACTGGCTGCACGTCGACGTCATGGACAACCATTTCGTCCCGAACCTCACCCTCGGCGTCCCGATCGTGGAGTCCCTGAGCCGTGCCACGGACATCCCGCTGGACCTGCACCTGATGATCGAGGACCCGGACCGCTGGGCGCCGCAGTACGTGGAGGCCGGGGCCGGTTCCGTCACCTTCCACGCCGAGGCCGCCGCGGCTCCGGTGCGCCTCGCTCGGGAGATCCGGGCGAAGGGGGCCCGTGCGGCGATGGCGCTCAAGCCCGGCACCCCGATCGAGCAGTACGAGGACATCCTCCCCGAGCTCGACATGGTGCTGATCATGACGGTCGAGCCGGGCTTCGGCGGCCAGTCCTTCCTCGACATCATGCTGCCCAAGGTCCGCCGGACCCGGGAGCTGATCGCCAAGCACGGGCTGGAGCTGTGGCTCCAGGTCGACGGCGGGGTCTCGGCCTCCACGATCGAGCGGGTGGCGGAGGCCGGCGCCGACGTGTTCGTCGCGGGCAGCGCGGTCTACGGGGCGGTCGACCCGGCCGCCGCGGTGCGGACCCTGCGTGAGCAGGCGGGTGCGGCGATCGCCGCCGCCCCCTGGGCGTGCGACCACTGAGCGAGGCTTGATGAACAGCTCGGTGAACGGAAGCCGTCCAGGCTGATCAACGGCCGTCGGATCTGACAGGATGAACGGCGAGTCGAGAGTGTGAACACGACAGTGTGAACAGCAGTGAGGAGAGCGCGGTGTCTGCAATGTCGGCGGGACGGTCAGCCCTGCGGATGGGACCCGCGGAGCTGGTGCAGGCGGCGGCCATGGCCCGTCGCTTCTACCTGGAGGGCAAGTCCAAGATCCAGATCGCCGAGGAGTTCGGCGTGAGCCGCTTCAAGGTGGCCCGGGTCCTGGAGACGGCCCTCGAACGCGACCTCGTACGCATCGAGATCCGGGTGCCGGCCGAACTGGACGCGGAGCGCTCCGACGCGCTCCGCGCCCGGTACGGGCTGAGGCACGCGGTCGTGGTGGAGTCGCCGGCCGACGCCACCGAGGACGCTCCGGACCCGGAGAACCTCGGCGCGGTCGCCGCCGACCTGCTCGGCGAGCTCGTCAACGAGGGCGACGTGCTCGGGCTGGCGTGGGGGCGTTCCACCATCCACATGGCCGCCTCCCTGCACCGGCTGCCCCCCTGCACCGTGGTCCAGCTGACCGGCGTGTACGACGCCGGGACGGCCGAGCGCGGCTCCGTGGAGGCCGTCCGCCGGGCCGCGCAGGTCTCCGGCGGGGACGCCCACCCGATCTACGCCCCGATGCTGCTGCCCGATCCGGCGACCGCGGCCGCCCTGCGCAGCCAGACGGGCATCGCGCGGGCCTTCGAGTACTTCGACAAGGTGACGGTCGCCGCCGTCTCGATCGGCTCCTGGGAGCCCGGCATCTCCACCGTCCACGACATGCTGACCGACGAGGAGCGCGCGCACTACGCCTCCCTCGGCGTCGCGGCGGAGATGTCCGCACACCTCTTCGACTCGGAAGGCCGAAGGGTCGGGCGCGACCTCGGCGAGCGGTGCATCACCGTCGAGGCGGACCGGCTGCGCCGGATCCCCGAGGTCGTGGCGATCGCGGGCGGCCTGCGCAAGGCCTCCGCGATCGGGGCGGTGCTCCGTTCCGGGCTGGTGACCAGCCTCGTCACGGACACGGCGGTCGCGGACTACCTGCTCACCGAGTCCGCTCCCGGGCTCCGTCCGGCGCTCGACCGGGCCGACCCGGACGACTGACGGGGCGGCCGCGCCGGCCGGTGATGCGGATGGTGCCGGAATCGAGACCCGAACAGCGGACCGCGGGGCGGCCCCGGGGGCGCATACTGGCTTCGATGACTAAGTCAGCAGTACCTCGCCGCCATTTGCCGTCCAGCCCGTTCAAGGCCCCCGTGGAACCGCCGCTCCGGCAGTTCAGCGTCGGCGACCGGGTGAGTCACGACGAGCACGGCCTCGGCCGTGTCGTCGGGATCGAGGAGGGGATCGCCGTTCTCGTCGACTTCGGGTCGGTCCAGAAACGAATCCTGAGCCCTTACACCAAGATGTCCGTGCTCTGAGCCCGTCAGTGCTCTGACGCCATCAGGCGATTCGCGAGCGAATCGGATATTTGGCACGATCGGTGCATGATCCTTCGGAACGTGCCCCGGTCGCTGCTGCGTGTGCTGGGGGCTCTGTTCCTGTGCGCCGTGCTGGTCGGTGCGGCGGGATGCGGCGGGAAGTCCGCCCCGCCGCCCGCCACCAGCGCCGGCGCGGGTACGGGTGCCAGCGCGGGTGCCCGCGAGGTCCCCGGGTGGGCCAGGGGGATGGCCACCGTGCGGGCCGACGCGCTGCCGCAGCAGGCGCGCGAGGTGCTGGCCCTGATCGACAGGGGCGGGCCGTACGCGTACCGGCAGGACGGGACCGTCTTCGGGAACTTCGAGAAGGTCCTGCCGAAGCAGAAGCGCGGCTACTACCACGAGTTCACCGTGCGGACCCCGGGCGAACGCGACCGCGGGGCCCGGCGGATCGTGACCGGCGGGGGCGGGGAGTTCTACTACACGGACGACCACTACCAGACCTTCAAGGCGGTTCTCCGATGAGCCTGGACCCGCAGCCGCTCGCCCCCGCGCTGGCCGCCGCCGAGGAGGCGGGCTGGGCCGTCGTACGGCTGGACCTGGACGGCGTACGGAGCAAGGCCGCCCTGATGCGGCGGTGCGCGGACGTCCTGCGGGCGCCGGAGTGGTTCGGCGGGAACTGGGACGCGCTGGCCGACGTACTGGTGGACCTGTCGTGGCTGCCGCCGGCGCCCGGGAGGCTGCTCGTGGTGAGTTCCTGGCGCGGGTACGCGGCCGAGCGTCCGCAGGACTGGGAGACGCTGCGGGAGGTCCTGGAGGAGGCCGTGGACTTCTGGCGCGAGGCCGAGGGGGCCGCGCCGCTGACGGTGCTGCTGGCCGGGTCCGCCCCGGACGGGGCTCCGCCCCGGGCCGCGCGCCCCGGACCCCGCCGGGGCTGAGGGCCCCCGGGGCCCGGGAACGTCCGTGGGGGCGGCCCGGGCCGCCCCCACGGTGGTCACTCGCCCGCCACGGCCTCGGGGACCCAGGGCGGGGTCTGGCCCCAGGACCAGACCGGGATCTTCGCCGCGTCCACCGGCGGCGGATTGGGGCCCGAGTAGATCAGGGCCATCCGGGTGCCCCACTCGATGTAGTAGACGAACACCGCGCGGAACTCCGGGTCCGTCGGCAGGCCGACCTCGTCGGCCGTGTCCAGCAGCAGGTCCACCCAACGGCGGCGCTGCTTCTCGGTGATGCCGCGCCCCAGGTGCTTGGTGGCCATGTGCCGGTGGCCGCCGTGGTGCGCCGAGTACTCCGCCGGGCCGCCGAAGACCTCCGACAGCCAGACGGCGACGTGCTGGGGGTGCTCCGAGTCCATGCCCGCGAAGACCGGGGCCAGGATCTCGTCCCGCAGGGCGTGCGCGTAGAAGACGTCGGTGAGGCGGCGCATGGCCTCCGCACCGCCCATCCACTCGTAGATC
Protein-coding sequences here:
- a CDS encoding RsmB/NOP family class I SAM-dependent RNA methyltransferase, which translates into the protein MSEQPRRRPAAAGAGKPSGKQGGRPAKPYRRPQKDPVRMLAFEVLRAVDERDAYANLVLPPLLKKARQDESFQARDAALATELVYGTLRRQGTYDAVIKACIDRPLREVDPPVLDVLSLGAHQLLGTRIPTHAAVSASVELARVVLGDGRAKFVNAVLRKISAHDLDGWLERVAPPYEDDAEEHLAVYHSHPRWVVSALWDALGGGRAGIEDLLEADNERPEVTLVARPGRSTPEELLEAVGEDSALPGRWSPYAVRMAEGGEPGALEAVREGRAGVQDEGSQLVAMALAAVPVEGRDARWLDGCAGPGGKAALLGALAARRGAFLLASEKQPHRARLVERALAGNPGPYQVIAADGTRPPWLPGSFDRVLVDVPCSGLGALRRRPEARWRRRPEDLEGFAPLQRGLLREALAAVRVGGVVGYATCSPHLAETRVVVDDVLKGRGAGARAVSAELIDARPYMQGVPALGDGPDVQLWPHLHGTDAMYLALLRRTA
- a CDS encoding MFS transporter, with protein sequence MASVPTAPDETAESAESAESSGRRTASGSPWRNRDFRALFGATTLSQSAANTGYIAVPLLALTGLRASAAQVGALAALSTAAFLLIGLPAGAWVDRLRTRRVLIAADLARAGLFASLPAAWWLDRLTLAQLYAVVLLAGCATVFSEVGAQSVLPQLVGRDALVPANAALVTLMATANIAGRGAGGALIAALTAPVALAGCALGYLGSALGLLRIRPVPAPPAAARTPLRRQIMEGLRHVLGHGELRALALTSTLTNLGGSAVNAMLPVLFVRELGLSPAALGLFWAAGGAGVLLGARLARPFAARVGYGRALTLSLTPAALLVPLLDHGGWLWAAGAAWLLAHMTIGSNNVLGVSLRQHLTPDPLLGRMNATFRFMLTGALALGSALSGLLAAAAGLHAALWAGAAFLSLSCVPIALSPVRSRRTGV
- the rpe gene encoding ribulose-phosphate 3-epimerase yields the protein MAVQINPSILSADFARLADEARAVEGADWLHVDVMDNHFVPNLTLGVPIVESLSRATDIPLDLHLMIEDPDRWAPQYVEAGAGSVTFHAEAAAAPVRLAREIRAKGARAAMALKPGTPIEQYEDILPELDMVLIMTVEPGFGGQSFLDIMLPKVRRTRELIAKHGLELWLQVDGGVSASTIERVAEAGADVFVAGSAVYGAVDPAAAVRTLREQAGAAIAAAPWACDH
- a CDS encoding sugar-binding transcriptional regulator, with product MNSSEESAVSAMSAGRSALRMGPAELVQAAAMARRFYLEGKSKIQIAEEFGVSRFKVARVLETALERDLVRIEIRVPAELDAERSDALRARYGLRHAVVVESPADATEDAPDPENLGAVAADLLGELVNEGDVLGLAWGRSTIHMAASLHRLPPCTVVQLTGVYDAGTAERGSVEAVRRAAQVSGGDAHPIYAPMLLPDPATAAALRSQTGIARAFEYFDKVTVAAVSIGSWEPGISTVHDMLTDEERAHYASLGVAAEMSAHLFDSEGRRVGRDLGERCITVEADRLRRIPEVVAIAGGLRKASAIGAVLRSGLVTSLVTDTAVADYLLTESAPGLRPALDRADPDD
- a CDS encoding CarD family transcriptional regulator; this translates as MTKSAVPRRHLPSSPFKAPVEPPLRQFSVGDRVSHDEHGLGRVVGIEEGIAVLVDFGSVQKRILSPYTKMSVL
- a CDS encoding ribonuclease domain-containing protein — translated: MILRNVPRSLLRVLGALFLCAVLVGAAGCGGKSAPPPATSAGAGTGASAGAREVPGWARGMATVRADALPQQAREVLALIDRGGPYAYRQDGTVFGNFEKVLPKQKRGYYHEFTVRTPGERDRGARRIVTGGGGEFYYTDDHYQTFKAVLR
- a CDS encoding barstar family protein; translation: MSLDPQPLAPALAAAEEAGWAVVRLDLDGVRSKAALMRRCADVLRAPEWFGGNWDALADVLVDLSWLPPAPGRLLVVSSWRGYAAERPQDWETLREVLEEAVDFWREAEGAAPLTVLLAGSAPDGAPPRAARPGPRRG
- a CDS encoding group II truncated hemoglobin, with the protein product MSTTPTIYEWMGGAEAMRRLTDVFYAHALRDEILAPVFAGMDSEHPQHVAVWLSEVFGGPAEYSAHHGGHRHMATKHLGRGITEKQRRRWVDLLLDTADEVGLPTDPEFRAVFVYYIEWGTRMALIYSGPNPPPVDAAKIPVWSWGQTPPWVPEAVAGE